A region of Ferruginibacter albus DNA encodes the following proteins:
- a CDS encoding precorrin-2 dehydrogenase/sirohydrochlorin ferrochelatase family protein, translating into MEGNNLFPIFLKLEQLRLLIIGGGNIGLEKLQRVLENSPKTSIKLIAKEIKPEIEELAKKHSNISLIKKEYHISDLENIDLIITAINDATISERITVDAKQKGILINAADKPELCDFYLGSIVTKGNVKIAISTNGKSPTIAKRLKEIIADMLPDELDELLENIVAIRGNIKGDMQEKIRQLNELTKKLAPKSNQNK; encoded by the coding sequence ATGGAAGGCAACAATCTTTTTCCCATATTTTTAAAGTTGGAGCAACTACGGTTGTTGATTATAGGAGGAGGTAATATTGGATTGGAAAAGCTGCAACGAGTGTTGGAGAATTCTCCCAAAACTTCCATCAAATTAATAGCAAAAGAAATTAAGCCGGAAATAGAAGAATTAGCAAAAAAACATTCCAACATCAGCCTTATAAAAAAAGAGTACCATATATCTGATCTCGAGAATATTGATCTGATCATTACTGCTATTAATGATGCCACAATAAGCGAACGAATTACCGTCGATGCCAAGCAAAAAGGCATATTAATAAACGCAGCAGACAAACCTGAGCTATGTGATTTTTACTTAGGGTCGATCGTAACAAAAGGAAATGTAAAAATTGCTATTTCAACTAATGGAAAATCTCCAACCATTGCCAAACGATTAAAAGAGATCATTGCTGATATGTTGCCTGATGAGCTTGATGAGTTACTGGAAAATATTGTAGCAATTCGGGGCAATATTAAAGGCGATATGCAGGAAAAGATCCGTCAATTGAATGAGTTGACAAAAAAACTTGCTCCCAAAAGCAATCAAAACAAATAA
- a CDS encoding DUF2490 domain-containing protein, whose product MTVFLCAMQAQKTIAHTNMVWLGYNNTLQLNDRFSIVSEAQLRTRDNWMDHWSQLLIRSGVSYGINKKWSTAAGFAWFSNVQYVGKEALFKNEWRPWEDLQLKTKIANGVLTQRLRLEQRFLQLVSNNQLSSQYEFVFRTRYRIDALFPVNKQWQAGIGNEIIVNPQFIKTYRFFDQERIFAILNKKFSRTISLQLMLMELIQNKSSIVDEDQNIFRLTLFHQIGFKHPAVPATKNEE is encoded by the coding sequence ATGACTGTTTTTTTGTGTGCCATGCAAGCACAAAAAACAATTGCGCATACCAATATGGTGTGGCTGGGTTATAATAATACGCTTCAGTTGAATGATCGTTTTTCTATTGTCAGTGAAGCACAACTACGTACGAGAGATAATTGGATGGATCATTGGTCGCAATTATTAATACGTAGCGGGGTGAGTTATGGTATTAATAAGAAATGGTCAACAGCGGCTGGTTTTGCATGGTTTAGCAATGTGCAATATGTTGGGAAAGAAGCATTGTTTAAAAATGAATGGCGTCCCTGGGAAGACCTGCAATTAAAAACCAAGATTGCAAATGGGGTACTTACGCAGCGTTTGAGGTTGGAGCAGCGTTTTCTTCAACTGGTTAGCAATAACCAATTGAGCTCACAATATGAGTTTGTTTTTCGCACACGTTATCGTATTGATGCATTGTTTCCAGTAAATAAGCAATGGCAAGCCGGAATAGGAAATGAAATTATAGTCAATCCACAGTTTATTAAGACCTACCGTTTCTTCGATCAGGAGCGGATTTTCGCCATCTTAAATAAAAAATTTTCCCGTACTATTTCATTGCAATTAATGCTGATGGAATTGATACAGAATAAAAGTTCTATTGTAGATGAAGATCAAAACATCTTCCGGCTCACCCTTTTTCATCAAATAGGCTTTAAACATCCTGCCGTTCCTGCTACTAAAAACGAGGAATAA
- a CDS encoding TonB-dependent receptor, with product MKYLLTTILTLFIAISSFAQGAYTISGKILDSTNTQVLPGATIKIKGTNVATAAKEDGSFIIKAFQPLPITLVISSVGYKTQEFVVSNTSSSNSFSLYAQNQLAGQVVVSASRRSESILKSPVTIEKLDIRAIKESPSPTFFDALENLKGVQMTTLSIGYKVPNTRGFAGTTNSRFLQMVDGVDNISPGIGAPVANAVGPTELDIESVELIPGAASAVYGLNAINGISNLKTKNPFKYQGLSIYAKEGVNHVDGNVVGPSLYQEYAIRFAKAFNDKFAFKINAAYSHGTDWIADDQTDQYASFPANKTTNGSLGLPTGVYNPGADLVNRYGDEYNSDLQSVKLADGKTYDISRTGYTEKDLTNYEVKNTKVDASLYYKFNSDLQASYTYRIGTATNNYQRGNRIHLDGEQIQQHAFEIKNNDFFVRAYYTQENTGPNSFNFRPLAENIDLAFKKPTQWYNDFKQGFANNYNGSNTLDALTAARAYADSGRYLPGTARFDSVKNKIIHTNNWDTVGAQLLLKSSFYHIEGQYDFSHFFSNKSWQLLAGGNYRQYTVTPDGNNYINPAVLKDPTQADVDFSYYNYGGFIQGTKKLADDKLKLIGSIRVDKTEYFDPKINPRIAAVYSPTELSNFRVSWQNGYRFPTLFEGFAFVNNGGVKRLGGLPITAGPTQAFENSYLNSSVTAFNNAVNKDVNSANPITKDSAIRKEKGLLVQSTYSYIQPEHLNSFEAGYKGVLLDNKLFVDMDFYYNQYNNFIGQLDVTQPYRGIIGQTGGANDSVANYINAGGGKVKKYKLWTNSKSNVSNYGFDIGLNYNFSKTYNVGANVAFAKLDQVSSTDAFTPAFNTPQWITNISFGNREIFKNTGFNVVWHWQDAFYWNSPLATGIVPAYSTLDAQVNYRIPSASTTIKLGGTNILNYYHVQYIGGPSIGGFYYVSFTFDASGLKAKK from the coding sequence ATGAAATATTTACTTACCACCATTCTAACCTTGTTTATCGCAATAAGTTCCTTTGCACAGGGAGCTTATACTATCTCCGGGAAGATATTGGATTCAACCAATACCCAGGTATTGCCCGGCGCAACCATAAAAATCAAAGGAACCAACGTAGCAACCGCTGCAAAAGAAGACGGAAGCTTTATTATTAAAGCATTTCAGCCATTGCCAATAACATTGGTAATTTCTTCTGTAGGATATAAAACACAGGAGTTTGTGGTGTCTAATACTTCTTCTTCTAATTCTTTTTCTTTATACGCACAGAACCAATTGGCAGGGCAAGTAGTTGTGTCTGCTTCAAGAAGATCTGAAAGTATTTTGAAATCACCTGTCACTATTGAAAAATTAGATATCCGGGCAATTAAAGAAAGCCCTTCTCCAACCTTTTTTGATGCATTGGAGAACTTAAAAGGTGTGCAAATGACCACATTAAGTATTGGTTACAAAGTACCTAATACACGTGGGTTTGCAGGTACTACCAATTCACGTTTCTTACAAATGGTAGATGGAGTTGATAATATTTCTCCGGGTATTGGGGCGCCCGTAGCCAATGCGGTTGGTCCAACTGAATTAGATATTGAAAGCGTGGAATTGATCCCCGGCGCTGCTTCTGCAGTATATGGCTTAAACGCTATTAACGGTATCTCTAACCTAAAAACAAAAAATCCATTTAAATATCAAGGCTTAAGTATCTATGCAAAAGAAGGCGTGAATCATGTTGATGGCAATGTTGTTGGTCCTTCTTTGTACCAGGAATATGCGATACGTTTTGCAAAAGCGTTCAATGATAAATTTGCGTTTAAAATAAATGCTGCTTATTCTCATGGAACAGACTGGATAGCAGATGATCAAACAGATCAATATGCTTCTTTCCCTGCTAATAAAACTACCAATGGCTCTTTAGGTTTGCCAACCGGTGTTTACAACCCGGGAGCAGACCTGGTAAATCGTTATGGCGATGAATACAATAGTGATCTGCAAAGCGTAAAATTAGCAGATGGTAAAACGTATGATATCAGCAGAACTGGCTATACTGAAAAAGATTTGACAAACTACGAAGTAAAAAATACTAAAGTAGATGCATCATTATACTATAAATTCAATTCTGACTTACAAGCATCTTACACTTATCGTATTGGTACAGCAACTAATAATTATCAACGTGGTAACCGTATCCATTTGGATGGAGAACAAATTCAACAACATGCTTTTGAAATAAAAAATAATGATTTTTTTGTAAGAGCATATTACACACAAGAGAATACAGGTCCGAATTCTTTCAACTTCCGTCCTTTAGCAGAAAATATTGATTTAGCATTTAAGAAGCCAACACAATGGTATAATGATTTTAAACAAGGTTTTGCCAACAATTATAATGGTAGCAATACGCTGGATGCGTTAACGGCAGCAAGAGCTTATGCAGATAGTGGAAGATATCTTCCGGGAACTGCGAGATTCGACAGCGTAAAAAATAAGATCATTCATACGAATAACTGGGATACAGTAGGAGCGCAGCTTTTATTAAAATCATCTTTTTATCATATAGAGGGTCAATATGATTTCAGCCATTTCTTTTCTAACAAAAGCTGGCAGTTGTTAGCAGGTGGTAACTATCGTCAATATACTGTTACTCCTGACGGAAACAACTATATCAATCCTGCAGTGTTAAAAGATCCTACACAGGCTGATGTTGATTTCTCTTATTATAACTACGGTGGTTTTATACAAGGAACTAAAAAATTAGCGGATGATAAATTGAAATTGATCGGTTCGATCCGTGTAGACAAAACAGAGTATTTTGATCCTAAAATAAACCCACGTATCGCAGCAGTTTATTCACCAACTGAGTTAAGTAACTTCCGTGTTTCATGGCAAAATGGATATCGTTTCCCGACATTGTTTGAAGGTTTTGCTTTCGTAAATAATGGTGGAGTAAAACGTTTGGGTGGTTTACCAATCACAGCCGGACCAACACAGGCATTTGAAAATTCTTACCTGAATAGCTCTGTTACAGCATTTAACAATGCAGTAAATAAGGATGTGAACAGCGCTAATCCTATTACAAAAGATTCAGCAATACGTAAAGAAAAAGGCTTATTGGTTCAAAGCACTTATTCTTATATTCAGCCTGAACATTTGAACTCGTTTGAAGCAGGTTACAAAGGTGTTCTGTTGGATAATAAATTGTTTGTTGATATGGATTTCTATTATAATCAATACAACAACTTCATTGGTCAATTGGATGTTACACAACCATATCGCGGTATCATTGGGCAAACAGGTGGAGCAAATGACAGCGTAGCCAATTACATTAACGCCGGTGGTGGCAAAGTGAAAAAATATAAATTATGGACCAACTCAAAAAGTAATGTAAGCAATTATGGTTTTGACATTGGATTGAACTATAATTTTTCTAAAACCTATAACGTTGGTGCAAACGTAGCCTTTGCAAAATTAGACCAGGTTTCTTCTACTGATGCGTTCACTCCCGCGTTCAACACGCCACAATGGATCACCAACATTTCATTTGGTAACCGTGAAATATTTAAGAACACAGGCTTCAACGTAGTTTGGCATTGGCAGGATGCATTCTATTGGAACAGTCCTTTGGCAACAGGTATAGTGCCTGCATACAGCACTTTAGATGCACAAGTTAACTATCGCATTCCTTCAGCAAGCACCACTATTAAATTAGGTGGTACTAATATTCTTAACTACTATCACGTACAATACATAGGCGGTCCATCAATTGGTGGTTTCTATTATGTGTCGTTTACGTTTGATGCTTCAGGGTTGAAAGCAAAAAAATAG